One Camelina sativa cultivar DH55 chromosome 3, Cs, whole genome shotgun sequence genomic window carries:
- the LOC104776935 gene encoding uncharacterized protein LOC104776935 codes for MARLALLLSFLPLLALISGVNCRVISSVSKDNNSILVSDGIKDGSSNEFLSLDPPNLTSEKACVHVYGFLPCADNIEGYVFQVFSFGCLLIIGEYFLSKGRSKLFVIFEVGFFGAIIFPLLVMFPRITLILSTGLMGSREMANSMVGNNVAVTVGYSVFALTVQWGACVVFGLPGFSSDQSIRNGEVQSIASGTKSPRRNGIRNNLIKKLVGASVKADPKNKKAAGIMLLTLFPFVLVTFSETFDSESWDDSIVLITLLFSGSATVLFFVYLYFDKADQVKSLDHARFELMSEVHKHLQNFSPQSLIRDKQLSKESLKRCVISTLSLLFLFCYCILSLPVYYLCSLFEKIDVNKDGKIQVSELKDLTVEFGVLGRMKCDIHELATTLLADFDSDKDGEIDETEFEKGIEKWLRQYKFTVDSTESQREYQDEDEAVLKMVKTNECLFTKLLTKRTFKAVTEVIIGILIVSFLAKPFMMNIELLSVSAGVPSFYVVFAVIPLARNLKNALSAHFCRKKDQARITSDIFSDIYRDVTLNNLLGITIILAIVYLRGLTWDYSTEVLIIVIVGLIIGVPAYVRSTYPFWICVLAFALYFFSLVLIYLHSNL; via the exons ATGGCACGTCTTGCTCTGTTACTGTCTTTTCTCCCTCTATTAGCTTTGATCTCTGGAGTGAACTGTCGTGTTATAAGTTCTGTGTCCAAGGATAATAACTCGATCTTGGTCTCCGATGGAATCAAAGACGGATCCAGCAACGAATTCCTCAGTCTTGATCCGCCAAATCTCACTTCCGAGAAAGCTTGTGTTCATGTGTACGGGTTTCTGCCTTGTGCAGACAATATTGAAGGCTATGTCTTCCAAGTTTTCTCCTTTGGTTGTCTACTTATCATCGGTGAATACTTTTTGTCTAAAGGAAGGTCTAAGCTCTTTGTCATCTTCGAAGTCGGTTTCTTTGGTGCTATCATCTTCCCTCTCCTTGTAATGTTCCCTAGAATCACCCTTATTCTCT CGACTGGACTAATGGGAAGCCGCGAAATGGCAAACTCGATGGTGGGTAATAACGTTGCAGTTACTGTGGGATACTCTGTCTTTGCTTTGACAGTGCAGTGGGGAGCTTGTGTTGTCTTTGGCTTGCCTGGTTTTAGCTCAGATCAGTCCATAAGAAATGGAGAAGTCCAGAGTATAGCTTCT GGCACAAAGAGTCCAAGACGAAATGGTATCAGGAACAATCTTATTAAGAAACTTGTTG GAGCTAGCGTAAAGGCAGATCCTAAGAACAAGAAAGCAGCTGGGATTATGCTCTTGACATTATTTCCCTTCGTCTTGGTCACCTTTTCAGAGACATTTGACTCAGAATCTTGGGATGACTCTATCGTTTTGATCACTCTCTTATTCTCTGGTTCTGCAActgttcttttctttgtttatttg TATTTTGACAAAGCAGACCAAGTGAAGAGCTTAGATCACGCGAGGTTTGAGCTCATGTCAGAAGTTCATAAGCACTTACAGAATTTTTCCCCTCAAAGCCTTATAAGAGATAAACAACTAAGCAAAGAGAGCTTAAAAAGGTGTGTTATATCCACTTTATCATTGTTATTTTTGTTCTGTTATTGTATTCTTAGCTTACCGGTTTATTACTTGTGcagtttgtttgaaaaaattgaTGTCAACAAAGACGGAAAGATTCAAGTTTCAGAGCTAAAAGATCTGACGGTGGAGTTTGGGGTGTTGGGCAGAATGAAGTGTGACATACATGAGCTTGCCACTACATTGCTTGCTGATTTCGACAGTGATAAAGATGGTGAGATAGATGAGACTGAATTCGAGAAAGGGATCGAAAAATGGCTGAGACAGTACAAATTCACAGTCGATAGCACCGAGTCACAAAGAGAGTACCAAGAT GAGGATGAGGCAGTATTGAAGATGGTAAAAACAAACGAATGTCTTTTTACTAAGTTACTGACAAAGAGAACCTTCAAAGCTGTCACTGAAGTCATTATTGGGATTCTTATTGTCAGCTTTCTTGCAAAGCCTTTCATGATGAATATCGAACTTTTGTCGGTATCAGCTGGAGTTCCTTCCTTCTATGTTGTCTTTGCAGTGATCCCTTTGGCAAGAAACCTAAAGAACGCTTTGTCTGCTCACTTCTGTCGCAAGAAAGACCAAGCGAGAATCACATCCGATATATTCTCCGAT atatACAGAGATGTTACACTAAACAATCTGTTGGGGATTACAATTATATTGGCGATTGTGTACTTGAGAGGATTAACTTGGGATTACTCAACAGAAGTTCTCATTATTGTGATTGTTGGCCTCATAATAGGGGTACCAGCTTATGTGAGATCAACTTATCCATTTTGGATATGTGTCTTGGCTTTTGCTCTCTACTTCTTCTCCCTTGTCCTTATCTATCTCCATTCAAATCTCTAG